In Borrelia coriaceae, the genomic stretch TATCCTAAATCAACAAACTTGTGATAATTAACATTAATATCATTGATACTAAATTGTAATTTCTTAAAGTTTGCTATGTAATAATGAAGAGATAAAAAGTAACATCCCCAGCGCTGTATCTGAAGAACTAGCTTAGGATCATCTTGTTTTACACACATCTTTAACCTTTAACCTCCTTAACCAATATTTAAGCTATCTCTATAGAAAACCCTAAACTTAAAACCTCATTAAAAAAATACAACATCCGATCTAAAAACATAGATAATTTAAATGACTTATTTACAAAAAGACTCTTCTTATTAATCTTGGTGATTCCACATTCAAAAGCTTCTTCATAATCTTCTTTGCAAAATCCCAAAAATAAATCGAGACACCATTTAGCATTTCCTATAGTAAACCCTTGCTTATTAAGATTTTCAAACATAATGTCTCCATCATCATCTTTCCTATTAAATAAAACATTTTCAAAATCATCACTATTACTAAGCATTTCTTTTACAATCTCACTCTTAGAGATAACCTTACCCAAATTTAAACTCTTTGGCTTCTAATCATTAAAATGGAATATCTTCATCAAACTCTTCTTTAGAGTTAATATAACTAGTTTTTTGAACATTATTATGTGAGGTTAAAACTTGAATCTCATTAACTAAAACACTGTACCTAGTTTTATTCTCACCAGTACGCTTACAAGACCAACTCTCATGACGCAATGATCCAGTAATTACAACTTGTGTTCCCTTAGTAAGAAGCTGAATTAAACTCTCAGACCTCTTACCAAATAAAACACAATCAAAAAAGTGAGAATGGTTAGTGAATTTATCATCTTTCTTAAATCCCCTATTATTAGCTAAAGTAAACTTTAAAGCAGGAATTTTATTACCAAAATAAGCAAATTCACAGTCCCTAGTTAAACGACCCGACATACTTAAACAATTAATATCAAACATTAGAATTTTCCTTATCTTTTAATCTACTTAGCATTTCCATGCGTATTAAGTCATGTTCGAATCGTTTTAGGTCTGCTAAAAATTCTTGTCTTGAACATAGATTATAAACAACTCTTTCTATAATCCTTTTGCAAAGCCCACACAAGAACTTTATAAGTTTATAAGATATAAATAAGGATAATACTATCATCAAGCCCATGTGTTTCCTCTCCTAAACAGCACTTATACTAGATGTAGACCAATCATTATCTAAATCTAAACTATCAAAATTGAAGTTAATATCACCACCTAAAGACTTAAATCTATCCTTAATAGCTCTCTTAGTTGTATCTATAGAGAATAGATTGCCTTCAAGATAATAATGTATATGTTCAAGTAAAGAGAATTCTCCTAAAACTGAGTTTATACATAATTTAAGCTTATCTTTAATAGGCTTTGTTATCTTATCTAACTCTAACTTATGTTTTTTTTTAGTATCATTCTCTACTTTGTCAATTTTACATTGTAAATCATTAATCTCTAATAAGCATCCCTTTAAACGTTGATTCTCATAAGAATTAGTATCTAAATCAACAGAATTTACAAAATCTAAAAAATCAATCTTGTAATTTGATTTAGATAATTCATTATATAAGCAACTAGCCTTAAAGAAATTATCTATAAGAGTAATTAATGCGTCTAAATTAATATTTTTGACATCACAATTTTGTTTTAAATATCTAGCAATACGATTAACTTCACTCTCAAGTTTTTCAATACCAAACATTACCTTACTAATAAAGGCATCATTTCTATCTATTACACAGTTAATAGCATCATTACCTATGATGAAGAACAAATTACCCTTGCTTAACCCAGTACATGCAAGCTGTACTTGAACTTGAACATAATATTTAAAGAAATATTTATTTTCTAGGAAATTACCAGTTTTATTATATTCAATAACAGCACTTCTTAAATCAATAGAATCACTGCATTTGATCTCAAGTAATTCTGATTCACCTTCTTTATTTATAAACCAACCATCAATTGTAGAACCTATTAAATTGTCTTTTTTACCATACTTTTTGAAGTAATTATACTT encodes the following:
- a CDS encoding single-stranded DNA-binding protein, translated to MFDINCLSMSGRLTRDCEFAYFGNKIPALKFTLANNRGFKKDDKFTNHSHFFDCVLFGKRSESLIQLLTKGTQVVITGSLRHESWSCKRTGENKTRYSVLVNEIQVLTSHNNVQKTSYINSKEEFDEDIPF
- a CDS encoding DUF244 domain-containing protein, whose amino-acid sequence is MISKNINNNNEVKVRHLGLYSQKMFESFEAVAYQSQEQVKGKQKQISKINKIGRKLPKIGKSECFKFNSEVDFSIQRQSLRRMGASEVGSMFIGTESVSKLVLERILKSIDREIPFQDNLSMRKGKVLENLAFDEFVRIYSDNIEVLYKNKYANGIDKYNYFKKYGKKDNLIGSTIDGWFINKEGESELLEIKCSDSIDLRSAVIEYNKTGNFLENKYFFKYYVQVQVQLACTGLSKGNLFFIIGNDAINCVIDRNDAFISKVMFGIEKLESEVNRIARYLKQNCDVKNINLDALITLIDNFFKASCLYNELSKSNYKIDFLDFVNSVDLDTNSYENQRLKGCLLEINDLQCKIDKVENDTKKKHKLELDKITKPIKDKLKLCINSVLGEFSLLEHIHYYLEGNLFSIDTTKRAIKDRFKSLGGDINFNFDSLDLDNDWSTSSISAV